From Anaplasma ovis str. Haibei:
AACAGGTGAGAGTCCAGCGTATGAAGCGCAAGCTGAGCGTGAACATGTGCTTACCGACGAATCTCCCGTAAGGCACTTGTTTAAGCATTATAAGAGGCCACTATTGCTGGCTATTTGTATAGATAGCGTAGAAAACTGCTCGTTCCATACCCTTATGGTGTTTTTCATCAGCTATGTCAGAGACTTCTCTCCCTTGGTAGTCATCAGCCCACAGGTAAGCGAAGTAATAGAGATGGTCAGCATAATGATCGCAGGTGTGTTGACCGTTGCCTTTGGTGCGCTTTCTGACACGCTTGGGAGGAAAAAGGTCATTGGTGGGGCCTCAGTGATGCTGCTGTTCGTCAGTATGCCCGTGTTCTGGATGTTAAGTCAGGGTAGTGCACTATTTATTGGGCTGGGATACCTGTTGTTCGTCATACCGTTCGCGGCGGCCTTGGGGCCTTCGAGCGCTGCGATGTCTGAACTGTTTCCCACAAAGGTGCGATACACAGGGTTTGGTATAGCGAGGAATGTTTCTTCCGCGATGTGTGGGGGGGTCGCGCCAGCGCTGTGCACTTGGCTTGTTAAGACAACAGGTTTGAGGGTCGCGCCCGCGTTCTGCACAATGTTCTGGGCGTTGGTTGCGCTCTTTGCGCTTACTAGAATCAGAAAAGAGGATGTGTACAGGGACTGGCTGAAATGATATACCCCCCTCATATCCGGGGAGGGGGCTAGTACCGAGAGCACTACAACTGCTACAGCCGGCACTGGTACCGAGGTCTCTGCACAGAGCAAGCGAGATAAAGCTATTGCAGATATTGTTACTCTTCCACTTCGTACAAGGGGGGTGATTGGCCGGGCGATTGCCACAAGTACGGAGGGTATGGAGATTGTAGAGATAAGTGGAGTTAGGGCAATTTCAGCAATCCTGAATGCATGCTACGATTTTCCACAAGTAGGACTACTAGTTGGCTGGAGAATGTCTCCCTATGCCTGTGCTGGGCTAGGTGCGAGCTTTATAGGATTGACTGACCGGCAATTTCAACCGCAACTTACCTGCAAGGTCAAGGCTGGTATAAATTACAGTATTACACACAGCCTGGCAGCGTTTATTGGTGGCACTTTCAGCAAGGTACTAGGCACAAGCTACGACAACACTTCTGCTCACCGAGCGGTTGACGATGCCAGTCCATTAGGAAAGACGAAGGAGAAGATATCAGCATCTTTTGGACTACGTAACGTAGGAGTAGAACTAGGTATCAGGTTTGGATTCTGAATACACCTAATCCCCTAACCTCAGTAGCCTCTCTTCCAGCCTTGCTCACCCAATGTGGCACCACCACCCAGCCTGGCATCACCACACTTGAAGTTCTGCACTACCTACTAACCTCAGGAACCTCCAGCACCACCAAGGCTGGCATTACCATCCTTACACTCAAAACTACTGACCATAGTCGCTAACCTCAGCCTCTAACTTCTACTTGGTGGTGCCAAGTAGAAGTTAGTAGGTGCCTGGGTGAAGCTAGTAAGTGCAACTGTGTCTATGGCGATAATACCACACCATGTAGTTGTGATGTTACCTCAACACTAGTCTAGCCATGATGACATACCTATTGGGTGAGATTGGTGATAGCTATGGTCAGCAGTTTTGAGTGAAGCTAGGAAACTGGGTGCCAAGAGAAGTTAGGAGTTGAGGTGCTAGCTGAACAATATGGTTAGTATTTGAGTGTGAGGACGGTAGTGCCACATTGGGTACCAGTGGAGTTGGGAGACGAGGTTAGTAGGTGGTGCAGGGCTCAACTGTGTCTGTGGTGCATTACCACACTGTGTAGTTGTTATGTTACCTCAACACTGATCTGGCCATGTAGGACAGAACTGCTATGGTGATACCAGTAAGTTTGAGTGTAGGGGCAGAGTGCAGGTGAGGTGCTAGCTGCTATGGTGATGCCAGTAAGTTTGAGTGCAAGGGTGGACTTGGTGTTGGCTGTGCAGGTAATGCCAAGAACTTCAGGTGTGGTTGAGAGATGAGGATTAGATAGGATTAGGGGCTGTGTTGATGGTGGTGGTGCCATGTTGGGTACTAAGTAGAGTTGGAAATAGGGTGCAGAACTTCAAGTGTGTTGATGGTGGTAATGCCAGCCTTGGGTACCAAGGGTTAGGAGATAGGTGCCAGTAGAGTGGGAGATAGGTTCCTGAGTGGTGCAGGCGGCTTTGAGCGCGGTGGTGGCGGTGATTTACGGGGCTCCTTTCCGGAGACA
This genomic window contains:
- a CDS encoding MFS transporter, whose protein sequence is MGRRVTNAVLSTIACNTLVWYDFILFGSLAGTIGELFFPQEDRYLSLLSSFCVVAVGFGMRPFGASVLGHIGDRYGRRVALVLSIAGISIPVGFMVVIPTYESVGVLAPVLLVVCRLVQGIALGGEAGNATFLIEHSKRNSTGLFGSFEVLSAVLGSVLALTVKIVVRHFTGDNFGVWGWRIPFVIGFVTGIISIYVRAKTGESPAYEAQAEREHVLTDESPVRHLFKHYKRPLLLAICIDSVENCSFHTLMVFFISYVRDFSPLVVISPQVSEVIEMVSIMIAGVLTVAFGALSDTLGRKKVIGGASVMLLFVSMPVFWMLSQGSALFIGLGYLLFVIPFAAALGPSSAAMSELFPTKVRYTGFGIARNVSSAMCGGVAPALCTWLVKTTGLRVAPAFCTMFWALVALFALTRIRKEDVYRDWLK
- a CDS encoding P44/Msp2 family outer membrane protein, coding for MIGRAIATSTEGMEIVEISGVRAISAILNACYDFPQVGLLVGWRMSPYACAGLGASFIGLTDRQFQPQLTCKVKAGINYSITHSLAAFIGGTFSKVLGTSYDNTSAHRAVDDASPLGKTKEKISASFGLRNVGVELGIRFGF